Proteins encoded by one window of Planktothrix tepida PCC 9214:
- a CDS encoding DUF7219 family protein produces MSERDDFLFPRSRYHGEFTPEKLVFNSNLQEFAQRVNYICGLETNGKVTSEEAYQQIKHLWKKLRSSKKSLGIGQSPDEPPENR; encoded by the coding sequence ATGTCAGAACGTGATGATTTCCTGTTTCCGCGCAGTCGCTACCACGGAGAATTTACGCCTGAGAAGTTGGTTTTTAATTCCAACTTGCAGGAATTTGCCCAGCGAGTCAACTATATTTGTGGACTGGAAACAAACGGAAAAGTAACCTCAGAGGAAGCTTATCAACAAATCAAACATCTTTGGAAAAAATTACGCTCATCAAAAAAAAGCCTAGGAATTGGGCAATCTCCTGATGAACCCCCGGAAAATCGTTGA
- a CDS encoding tetratricopeptide repeat protein, translated as MKSYQKTIELAPQLIRAYNNLGCLWIESEKYSQAIEILKQATELDPEQAEIYNNLGEAYLKSGNIDAAISNYLQAVKLQPNFVKAYENLGSIFSQNQLFSLALQYLEAGLKIQPDSISLKSQCATLLLAQKKLEEAIIYLQDIVALERPWITAYCQASEQFKTEDLMEQVTRACGQFLGELQKSKPEINSVKKYLAQTYLNLANVLLTYRNYPIAEHYYQQAIDTQSELTEAYINWGNCLTKQWRFNAAALQYHKALTQQPNQTELYQKISEVLEKQQQVEQGKLIFKSAKERYQFKLPNSVTKTSDPNQPKCQGLDCKPCLKRIRQQFKPQLIAPGIEQYFAPENLLENSPNSTVTLIPQGRAWVAPQTHWWNVCNAIAIFNSDNELIPELSQFYPTPLPGCKNYDWSQHQVFGLDELPPLKVIQGRVVVLSGLSGNVYFHWMVDILPRIKILQENGIDLNTIDGFLINSTKQSFQRETLEKIGIPADKIIESDQVSYLQASSLIVPSYPASVGWVVPNTIKFLRSLFLTDISPEIKSYPKRIYISRNQARYRRVLNEGXRRGNS; from the coding sequence ATCAAAAGTTATCAAAAAACAATTGAACTTGCACCTCAACTCATCAGAGCTTATAATAATTTAGGATGTTTATGGATAGAAAGTGAAAAATATTCCCAAGCTATTGAAATTTTGAAACAAGCCACAGAGCTTGACCCTGAACAAGCGGAAATTTATAATAATTTAGGTGAAGCTTATTTAAAAAGTGGAAATATAGATGCAGCAATCAGCAATTATTTACAAGCAGTTAAGCTTCAACCCAATTTCGTTAAAGCTTATGAAAACTTAGGGAGTATTTTTTCTCAGAATCAATTGTTTTCTCTAGCGTTGCAATATTTAGAAGCAGGGTTAAAGATTCAACCGGATTCGATTTCGCTGAAAAGTCAATGTGCAACCCTATTGCTGGCTCAAAAGAAACTCGAAGAAGCTATCATTTATCTTCAAGATATTGTAGCTTTAGAACGACCTTGGATCACCGCCTATTGTCAAGCATCAGAACAGTTTAAAACAGAAGATCTTATGGAGCAAGTGACAAGAGCTTGTGGTCAATTTTTGGGAGAATTACAAAAATCTAAACCAGAAATAAATTCTGTTAAAAAATATTTAGCTCAAACTTATTTAAATTTAGCCAATGTTTTATTAACATATCGCAATTATCCCATAGCCGAACACTATTATCAACAGGCTATTGATACTCAGTCAGAATTAACGGAAGCCTATATTAATTGGGGGAATTGTTTAACAAAACAATGGCGTTTTAACGCCGCTGCTTTGCAATATCATAAAGCTTTAACCCAACAACCTAATCAGACAGAACTTTATCAAAAAATTAGTGAGGTTTTAGAAAAACAGCAGCAAGTTGAACAGGGGAAGTTAATTTTCAAATCAGCCAAAGAACGCTATCAATTCAAACTTCCTAATTCAGTTACAAAAACCTCTGATCCCAATCAGCCTAAATGTCAAGGTTTAGACTGTAAACCCTGCTTAAAAAGAATTCGTCAACAGTTTAAACCTCAGTTAATTGCACCCGGAATTGAGCAGTATTTTGCTCCCGAAAATTTACTAGAAAACTCTCCTAATTCTACGGTAACGCTCATTCCTCAAGGACGAGCTTGGGTCGCTCCTCAAACCCATTGGTGGAATGTCTGTAATGCGATCGCAATTTTCAATTCAGACAATGAATTAATTCCCGAATTGTCTCAATTTTATCCGACTCCTTTACCCGGATGTAAAAATTATGATTGGAGTCAACATCAGGTTTTTGGGTTAGATGAGCTTCCACCCCTAAAAGTCATTCAAGGTCGTGTTGTGGTGTTATCAGGACTATCAGGAAATGTCTATTTTCATTGGATGGTTGATATTTTACCCCGAATTAAAATTTTACAAGAAAATGGCATTGATTTAAACACAATAGATGGGTTTTTAATTAATTCAACAAAACAAAGCTTTCAACGAGAAACCTTAGAAAAAATTGGAATTCCGGCTGATAAAATTATAGAAAGTGATCAAGTTTCTTATTTGCAAGCCTCTAGTTTAATTGTCCCTTCCTATCCGGCTTCGGTGGGTTGGGTTGTCCCTAATACGATTAAGTTTTTGCGAAGTTTATTTTTAACTGATATTTCACCTGAAATAAAATCCTATCCTAAACGAATTTATATTAGTCGCAACCAAGCTCGATATCGACGAGTTTTGAATGAAGGANACCGTAGGGGCAATTCATGA
- the thrB gene encoding homoserine kinase, with amino-acid sequence MPSTFTVTVPATTANLGPGFDCIGAALTLYNTLQFSPLETSTNQTLRITVHGTEAAGVQTDESNLAYQGFVKLYQHLGQTPPPVQIKIDLGVPLARGLGSSATAIVGGLVGGNALAGNPLSPMDILQLAVEMEGHPDNVVPALLGNCQLSVSRGENSPGWEICEIPWHCKIVPVLAIPDFELSTAEARSVLPQTYSRGDAIFNTAHLGLLIRGLETGNPEWLRVALQDKIHQPYRQALIRGFDQVRAAALNGGACELVISGAGPTLLALTDETSADGVAEAMTQAWQQAGVHPQVKVLQLDTQGATVQSSVL; translated from the coding sequence ATGCCTAGCACGTTTACTGTCACCGTTCCGGCAACCACCGCCAACTTAGGGCCAGGATTCGATTGTATTGGAGCCGCCCTAACCTTATACAATACCCTGCAATTTTCCCCCCTAGAAACCTCCACAAACCAGACGCTTCGCATTACGGTTCACGGCACAGAAGCGGCAGGAGTGCAAACGGATGAAAGTAACTTGGCTTATCAAGGCTTTGTGAAGCTTTATCAACATCTGGGTCAAACCCCCCCTCCCGTTCAAATTAAGATTGATTTAGGGGTTCCTTTAGCAAGGGGTTTAGGAAGTTCGGCTACGGCTATTGTTGGGGGACTGGTGGGGGGTAATGCGTTAGCCGGAAATCCTTTGAGCCCAATGGATATCCTGCAACTGGCCGTTGAAATGGAAGGGCACCCGGATAATGTGGTTCCGGCGTTATTGGGAAATTGTCAATTATCCGTCTCCAGAGGGGAAAACAGTCCAGGGTGGGAAATTTGCGAAATTCCTTGGCATTGTAAGATTGTACCCGTTCTGGCAATTCCCGATTTTGAACTCTCAACGGCAGAAGCCCGAAGCGTTTTACCCCAAACCTATAGTCGGGGAGATGCTATTTTTAATACAGCCCATTTGGGGCTATTAATTCGGGGCTTAGAAACCGGAAACCCTGAATGGTTAAGGGTTGCACTACAGGATAAAATTCACCAACCCTATCGACAAGCGTTAATTCGAGGCTTTGATCAAGTTCGTGCTGCTGCGTTGAATGGGGGTGCTTGTGAATTAGTGATTAGTGGTGCTGGGCCAACGTTATTGGCGTTAACGGACGAGACCTCTGCCGATGGGGTTGCAGAAGCGATGACCCAAGCTTGGCAACAAGCAGGTGTTCACCCACAGGTTAAAGTTCTGCAACTGGATACTCAGGGGGCAACGGTTCAGTCATCGGTTTTGTAA